One Lysinibacillus sp. OF-1 DNA segment encodes these proteins:
- a CDS encoding amidohydrolase, whose amino-acid sequence MKHWLTNVLLETGEYVKENDTVGTKVELFNLEITDGYISQIVPATQVIDSPNEVTNMNGKLLLPAFKEMHNHLDKTYLTLPWKACVPVKNLKERLDREAQELSVLATTGKQRAAAMIEKIVKNGANHIRTHVNIDPYIGLKNLEGVLAALDEYKDVVTSEVIAFPQHGLLRDDIPKLLREALRNGATMIGGLDPAGIDNSIEPSLYEVMDIAQEFNVDVDIHLHDGGHVGYYTIDKWIDIVEDAQYQGRTAISHAFSLGDVSVMEQHKIADRLAQQQVKIMSTVPFDLRRLIPPIDLLTEHGVDVHFGCDGFYDSWSPNGSGDILEKATTFADISRKLDERSIRQTLKYITNGVTPLDANGQKVWPNVKDEASFVFFDAVSSAEVIARKLSNRVVMSNGKFIN is encoded by the coding sequence ATGAAGCACTGGCTTACAAATGTTCTACTTGAAACAGGAGAATATGTAAAAGAAAATGATACAGTTGGTACGAAAGTGGAGCTTTTTAACCTTGAAATTACAGATGGCTATATTTCTCAAATTGTACCAGCAACGCAGGTAATCGATTCTCCAAATGAAGTAACAAATATGAACGGGAAGCTGCTATTACCTGCCTTTAAGGAAATGCATAATCATTTAGATAAAACATACTTAACTTTACCATGGAAGGCTTGTGTACCCGTAAAAAATTTAAAGGAACGACTTGATCGTGAAGCACAAGAGTTATCCGTTCTTGCTACAACAGGTAAACAACGTGCAGCTGCAATGATTGAGAAAATCGTTAAGAATGGCGCCAACCATATTCGTACCCATGTTAATATTGATCCTTACATTGGCTTGAAAAATTTAGAAGGTGTACTAGCGGCATTGGATGAATATAAAGATGTCGTGACGTCAGAAGTCATTGCCTTCCCACAGCATGGCTTACTAAGAGATGATATCCCTAAATTATTGCGTGAAGCCTTACGCAATGGGGCAACGATGATTGGCGGCTTAGATCCAGCAGGGATTGATAATTCAATTGAGCCTTCTCTTTATGAAGTGATGGATATCGCACAGGAGTTTAATGTAGATGTTGATATTCACCTCCATGATGGTGGTCATGTTGGGTATTATACAATCGATAAATGGATAGATATCGTTGAGGATGCACAATATCAAGGTAGAACGGCGATTAGTCATGCATTTTCACTTGGGGATGTATCCGTTATGGAACAGCATAAAATCGCTGATCGTCTCGCACAACAGCAAGTGAAAATTATGTCTACTGTGCCATTCGATTTAAGACGTTTAATTCCACCAATTGATTTACTAACAGAGCACGGAGTAGATGTCCACTTTGGGTGCGATGGCTTTTATGATTCTTGGAGTCCTAATGGCTCTGGAGATATTTTAGAAAAAGCGACTACTTTTGCTGATATTTCTCGTAAGCTAGATGAACGCTCTATTCGACAAACATTAAAATATATTACAAATGGTGTAACACCATTAGATGCAAATGGTCAAAAGGTTTGGCCGAATGTGAAAGACGAAGCAAGCTTTGTATTCTTTGACGCAGTATCAAGTGCTGAGGTCATTGCACGTAAACTATCTAACCGAGTGGTTATGTCAAATGGTAAGTTTATCAACTAA
- a CDS encoding amidohydrolase family protein: MSKLLLKNVRLEEAYEHENEHIVATRTGIYDVLIVDGHVQQVDNNIVADGDVEVVDAQKQLLVPSFREMHIHIDKTYFGGEWQAPRPITKGILTRIEEERTLLPKQLPTAAYRAEEMVKWLISQGHTHIRSHCNVDPQIGTKHIDITKQVLEKYQDQITYEIVAFPQHGLLRSNVEELIREAMAMGATLVGGVDPSIVDRNIEKSLHTTMGIAQDYNAGIDIHIHTANTLGEFEFYKLIELTKQAKKEGQVTISHAMALADLEQSRLEDLVQAMAAVQMDVTTTVPTDLNRSTIPMPYLYNNGVKVSVGHDSLTDHWSPYGTGNTIMKLNVMAQRFRFIDEYSLSRAWRYASGGITPLNDVGERVWPQAGDKANMLLVDGVSTAHVIARRCPISTVISQGKIIHQQEVGELKGEFR, translated from the coding sequence ATGAGTAAACTATTGCTGAAAAATGTAAGATTAGAAGAAGCATATGAGCACGAAAATGAACATATTGTTGCAACTCGTACAGGTATTTATGATGTCCTAATCGTAGATGGGCATGTTCAACAAGTGGATAACAATATAGTGGCCGATGGAGACGTAGAAGTAGTGGATGCTCAAAAGCAACTATTAGTCCCTTCTTTCCGAGAAATGCATATCCATATCGATAAAACGTATTTTGGTGGGGAATGGCAAGCACCAAGACCCATTACTAAAGGGATATTAACGCGTATTGAAGAAGAAAGAACGCTATTACCAAAGCAATTACCAACGGCTGCTTATCGAGCAGAGGAAATGGTGAAGTGGCTTATTTCCCAAGGACATACACATATTCGTTCACATTGTAATGTGGACCCACAAATTGGGACAAAACACATTGACATCACAAAGCAAGTATTAGAAAAATACCAAGATCAAATCACCTATGAGATTGTGGCTTTTCCACAACATGGCTTATTACGCTCCAATGTGGAAGAATTGATCCGTGAAGCAATGGCAATGGGTGCAACGCTCGTTGGGGGCGTTGACCCATCCATTGTAGATCGCAATATTGAGAAATCACTGCACACAACGATGGGTATTGCCCAAGACTATAATGCAGGAATAGATATTCATATTCATACAGCTAACACACTTGGTGAATTTGAATTTTATAAGCTAATCGAGTTAACGAAACAGGCGAAAAAAGAAGGACAAGTGACAATTAGCCATGCGATGGCACTTGCGGATTTAGAACAGTCACGATTAGAAGATTTAGTACAGGCGATGGCTGCTGTACAAATGGATGTCACAACAACTGTACCAACAGACCTGAATCGTTCAACAATACCAATGCCTTATCTTTATAACAATGGTGTAAAGGTTTCTGTAGGACATGATAGTTTAACAGACCATTGGTCACCATACGGTACGGGCAATACGATTATGAAATTAAATGTGATGGCACAGAGATTCCGTTTTATCGACGAATATTCATTAAGTCGTGCTTGGAGATACGCTTCTGGTGGTATCACACCTTTGAACGACGTGGGAGAACGTGTTTGGCCACAAGCTGGTGATAAAGCCAATATGCTGTTAGTAGATGGCGTTAGCACTGCTCATGTTATAGCAAGAAGATGCCCAATTTCTACTGTTATTTCACAGGGCAAAATTATTCACCAACAGGAAGTAGGAGAGTTGAAAGGAGAATTCAGATGA